From the Methanobacterium sp. BAmetb5 genome, the window CTTGCGGGCCTTATCAAGACCCCCAGCTCAGGGGAAATCTGTATTAAAGGAGTCCCAACTACTGGATTGAGGGATAGTGAACGTTCAATGATGATTAAAAATGAAATTGGCTTTATTTTCCGCAGGGCCAATCTTTTACCCTACCTCACCATTCTGGAGAATGTGATGCTCCCCATGAGTTCACCTGATGAAGAGACAGCAGGAAAATTACTGGAAAAAGTCCAGGTGGATAATTGGGAGCGGTTCCCCAGTGATCTGTCACCTGAAGAAGCACAGAAGGTTGCACTGGCCCGTTCACTGGTTAATGATCCTGCTATTGTACTGGCGGATGAAACAACTGCCGAGCTGGATCAGGAGGCCACTGCGAATTTCCTGGAACTTTTAAGAAAAATCGATGCTACCCTACTACTGACCAGCAGCCAGAGTTCACTGCATAACTTCTTTGATAAGAGTTATGTGCTTGAATATGGGGTGCTCCGATCCTATCCCTGAATTCATGTACCCTGAATTGCTATTGATACACTACCGCGGTTCCAGTGGCGGTGACTATTATGGCATTGCCCTGCAAACCCCCGATTGAATTGTAATCGATTAAAACTTCAACCACGGTGTTAGCACCCATTTCGTACGCATTATCCAACATTCTAAGGATTGCGGTTTCTTTGGCTTTGTTTAAGCTCATACCATCAATTTT encodes:
- a CDS encoding ABC transporter ATP-binding protein, giving the protein MITESILAFNQVSKVYHRKNSEVTALKDLSFSLPPDSSTLVTGPSGAGKTSLIYLAGLIKTPSSGEICIKGVPTTGLRDSERSMMIKNEIGFIFRRANLLPYLTILENVMLPMSSPDEETAGKLLEKVQVDNWERFPSDLSPEEAQKVALARSLVNDPAIVLADETTAELDQEATANFLELLRKIDATLLLTSSQSSLHNFFDKSYVLEYGVLRSYP